The Struthio camelus isolate bStrCam1 chromosome 15, bStrCam1.hap1, whole genome shotgun sequence nucleotide sequence AGCACACCCTGTCCTCCCGCCCAGGTCCATTGGTGAGCACATCTCTGTTAGCCTGAGGCTGCTTGGACTGCTTTTCTGAGCTTTCCTACCTCCCAGCCATTGACACGTTCAATTTAAATGGCAACTGCTACAtagctcccaggcagcagcctcaGTATCTGTCCTCCCCACATAGATTGATTAGATCCCTCCTTCCGTGCTGATCACTgcccaaaagcagcagcagtctgCCGGAGGAGGTGCCTGTCTTACCGGGAAGAGCCAGCCACTGTGCTACAACAGCCGCAGCCTTGTCCCGTAGCTTCTCCTCTGGCACCAGCTCGTCCACAAGGCCAATCCTGTGGGCTTCAGGTGCAGAGTGAAGGCAGCCCAGCTGGAGGGAGCGTTCAGCGACTCGGTGTCCCACAACGTTCACAAATGTGTCTTTAAACCTAAacgagagaggaggaagagccaCAGTCAGGCAAAGAAACACCCAGCAAGAGCTGAACCCAGACATCAAAGCTAAGGGCACTGCTCACCACAGAACCTCTGCTTTGGTGCCCTGGTCACACTCCCCAGGCATGGGTCTCCAAATTGCAGCTATGAGCTCAGCAAGGCAAAGCCAGCAACGCACTTTTTGCAAAATCTGGCAAGTGGAGCCATTTTTAGTGTTACCCTAACAGAGTCCCCTGCCCTTTGCGTGAGAGCTATTCTATTTCTTCTGACCGCACAGGTCCCAGCTGTGCCCACTTGGCATCAAGTGAAAGCTACTCCCCAACAGCATATTTACATGCCCTTAGGGCAGCCAAGGTCAAGGGGTCTGTATCTCCGTATACTAACTGTTGCTATGCTTTGAAAGGTTTTCTCTACAGCTACGGGATTTTGCAGGTACATAGGCTGTACCCACAGAAAAGTATATTCCCAGACCAAGCTCAACCATGGCAATCTCCTGGCATTAGCTTCTGAGCAGATTGCAGTCAGAAACTGAGGTCCTTGCTGGTGAAGGATGCAAAACAAGATGTGAGAACATTCTGCAACCTGAAAGGGTTTTGGATATTTACAGGACAAGACAGACAAATCAGATGCTGAGCTGGCTGTATCCTGTAACCGTGACTATCTGATCACTCCCTTGGGACGGTCACATGCAACTACATCTCCGTGACCAATTAAAGCTTATTAATAGACCCCCTGAAGATGAACTCAGCACATGAGCTTAGAAGTGAAAGACACTGGCCTACCAGAAGGGAGCCACAATGCCCAGCTGTGCTTCGTTCAGGCCGATGCTGAATTTGGGGTTCTCAGCCATGATTCTGTAGTCACACGACAAGGCAAGGAGACAGCCTCCCGCTGGGCTGGATCCCtggcaaagggaaggaaagagtgaGTCCAGGTCAGTCCCCATTTTCTGGCTACAAATGTTCCTGGCCTCCTACCCCCAGTAGCCTTGCTGTTTCTTCCACAACAGGGAAGATACAGGGAGATGGAGCTGTCAGGGACAGTGCTGATGTCCCCCAAGTCCCTGCTCAGCTGATTTGAAAGAAACGGTCCAAAACCAGCCACTAAAGACGACTTCTGATATCTTTACCAGAGTTTGTCCTTTCATTTCTTAACTCTGTTTCTAGCATTTTCCCAGCCTGAAAATCTGACTACTCAATTTGTTCCCACTGAGTTTTACTCTTTAGTTCTTAGACTCCAATAGAGAAAGTGTTAGATGGGCTACAAACCCTGCAGTGGAGATTTGTTAAAGCATTCTCTTATGAGTTGGTAATCCTAAACGCcacaaaaatagttttgttcaGGGGCTCTGTAACAGCTCCCATCTGTAAAACTTCCGTTTGAGAGCATCTTTGCCATGACTCGGTGCTTCCTTAGCCCTGCACCATATGGCCACAGGAGGGTGGTCAGAGACCCAGCTGCCTTGTGATACCCACTTCAAAGAGGGTCTGCTGACAGACACAGAACCACGCGCTGCCAAAGCGGTACTACATTGAAAAACTCAAACATGACCCCTAGCAGGTAACAGGTACAAATCTACAGACCCTGTGATTCAAATGGCATTCAGATGGTTCCCTGCTGGCAAAAACCACAGTCAGAGTAACAAAACCCAGGGAATAAAGCACTGAAGGCTTATTGCACTGCCCAGGTCTGAAGCATCGCTGCCCAAAGGGTTGAGGATAAGCATTTGCGACACTGCACGGCCCCCATCTGATCTCCTCCCCTCCGGCTGGCTACCAAGGCGATGCATCAGCCAAGCGATGCTGGGCAGCTCCTACCATACTTATCAGTGAGGAAGCAGAAGGTGGGCAAATGACAAGCGTCCTTTGGACTCCCTCTCTCCTAACTGCTCAGCTTCTCCAGTACTCCGTTTGCCTTCGACACCTCCCTGGGCTTTAACACTGGCCTACAACCCTCCTCCCTGTCCTCCAGCCTGGAGGACAGATTTCCAGCTGAGTTCTTGGGGCAGGCTATGGCCCTCGCTGCACTAAGCACCACTCAAGTCTGAGCAGAACGAGCCCCTGCTGGTGGGACGTGAGTGCTGGGTGAGTCCTCCGCTGCAGCTAAGGTGCTGTTAGGACACCCGTGCCAGGCGTATAGCTTACGCAGAGGCTGCAACATCCCACACGCTCCCACATGTCAGCGCACCAACCCTACAGCCACGTATGCCGCCCTGACATCCCAACGGGTTCTTTCAGCACCGACCAGCCTGATTTTTCGGCTGTCCCTGCCCACACAGTGCACACAAGCCACAGCAAGTGACAGGCCGcgcagggcagctgggaaggcagctCTACAGGACTTGCATTGATTGCGGCGACTGTCACCATGCTGGAGCCGTAGAGCCTGAGCCACGTCTCCTGCACAGCTCTCCAGAACTCCCCATAGTGCTCCGTGCTCTTCCCACACATCTCGGTGATGTCCAGGCCAGACGAGAAGATTTTGGGAATGGCCTGGAATTAGGAAAATACAAACATCACTGGGAGTCACAGCTCAACGATGACCCTTCAACCCTCCGAGCACTTGGCCTGGAACCCCTAGGAAAGAGAAAGCTGAGGTAAATCAGGGTCTTCTGGGGTACTGAAACAATCTCCTCAGCATTCCCACGGACTGGATCACGGCAATGCTGCGGCCCACAGGGCCGGGGCTCTGAACGTGGACGTCATCATCAGAGCCCGTCTGGGGGTACCTCTGTTATGCAGCACAAAACCTGCCCTGTCCCATCCCCGGCACAGCCTCGTACGCACATCATGCCTGGAAACGAATGCTGGCTTCCCCTAGCCCCCCCGCTTTGGGCAGTTCAAAAGATCTCAGGGGATTTGCCAAGTTTGTAGACGGACAGATTTGATTTTAATGAGCAATGACAGCGCTTTGTTGTAGTTCTTACGCTAGAAAAGGCCACGGAGGAAAGAGCACGGCCCTTGCAAGCCTCCTCGGCCCTGTTTCTGGAGCCCACTAGAGCTGTGTCCTGGCTTTCCTGTGCCTCTGACCAGAGATCCAGGAGACCGAGCACGAGCAAGGCAACAGCACCCGCGCCTGCCAAGCCACCCTGCAGCTCGCACCGCGACCCCAGGGCAACACGTACAGATGTGAAGATCACGCCCCGGCAACCCCGGTCGTTCTCCAGCTTCTCCAGGCTTATGCAAAACTCAGTGAGGAAGTCCAGGCTGAGGCTGTTGACGGGAGGGCTCTTAAACTTCATCGTGGCTATGCCTGCGCCATGGCAAACATGGAGGCATCAGAAACCCCTCGCCACCGCGGCATGCACCGCGCGTACACACGTCTTACCCAAGAGAATTTCATCTGCCTTCCTGCTTCGCCGCTCAACCCAGACTGTATCTTTTTAGTCCTAGTAATTTGGCTGTTCTCCTAAGAGCCCCCAGTGCCGGATCAAAAGCAGGATGCTGCCTTTAAGCAGATCTGCCTGCAAGCCACGGCTCGCCCATTGTGCACAGCGTGGTGGCCATGCTGGGAGTCCCGAAACCCAGCCACCTTCGGGGTGCCAAGGCCCAGAGGTCCCTGCCTCCCTGGACTAGCTAGACAAGGCCAAGACTGCAGCTACTCTCACTGCAAACAGCCTGTAGCCGTGCCTGGGGAATAACAGTCTGCCTTTGAGAGCCTGCGCCCTGCCCAGCTGGACATGACATGTGGGGAGGGCTCTGTCCCCTTATCCCCTCCCGAACAGCACTGCCCTACTCCAAGTGGCCCTCAGAAGCCCCTGAGCCGAGTGCTCGTAGTCTGTGCTGCTGCcactacaggctggggactgTCCACCCAGGCTGGGGACAGTGCGAGGACGGGCCCGGGGACCCAGCAGCCAAAAGCAGGCCCCTGGGCAATGTTTGGGTGACAGCTATTCCTGGCAGCCAGGACACCGAAATCCCCAACAGCTGCTCACCGAAGGAGTGCCTGCCACTCTGCCAGGTCCTCAGGGCAGGGACCCTGCTGGGAGGCAATgcaggggcaggagagggagacGTGAGGTCCACCAGTGGGGGACAAGCCAAGGTGGCGGTGACAAGCCTTGCTGCGTCAGCCGGTGTTTGCACTTGGCACGCAGGTGGCACCCAGCCACGTCAAATGCCCACAGCTGGTGAGATCCCTGTCCCCAAACACTTCTCTCCGATGGTCCTaagcagctgcagctggaacATTTGGGGCTTTGGAGGCTTTCCATGCCCAGGGCCACGCGTGCCATGAAAACTAAGCTGGGCACACGTGCTGCAGGACGCCTCCGCCTAACGTCAGGGCAGGTGCAGAAGAGGGCCTGGGGATTTAGATGTCCACGGCCATGCCCCGCAACGCGCCCCAGGGTGAGGGCAACGCTGGCAGAGGTGCCACCAGCCGTACCTGAGCCCTCGTCCAGCTCCACCAGGACCTTGTCGTTGCTGAAGGTACGCCGCTGGGCGAGCAGGAGGCCAGGGGCCCGCGGGAGGCCGGGGGACATCcgggcggctctgccccacgcctgggGCCGGCTGCAGAGGGGCAGCACGCCTGGGGAGCGGAGGCAGGTGGGGTTGGGCACGCACGCGGCCGAGCCCCCGGCCTCCGCTGCGCGGCGtgcggggctgcgctgcccccaAACTGTCCTGCACGGATATGGTGGTGGCGGGCGTACAGGAACACCTCGACCCACAGCGGAGGGACGCAGCAACCGCCCCAGCCCacggtggggggacacgggggacatctGAGGCATGGCGCGGGGACATGGGGGAGGGCGTGTCTCATGGGGGGGCCTGGGCACACCCTGGCCCAtggcagggggacacgggggacaacCTGACCCACGGCAAGGGAGACGGTGGACAAACCTGCCCCATAGAGGGgaggacgtggggggacatggggacacctggACCCGCAGcagggggacagaggggacaacCTGACCCACGGAGGGGTAACACGGGGACACCTGGATCCACAGCGGGGGGACACAGGAGAAAACCCTGCCCCGCGGCAGGAAAACACGGGGacaccctgccccacggcgggagggacacggggacagccgGACCCacggcggggggacacgggggacaacCCTGCCCCATGgcggagggacacggggggacatggggacaccgtgccccacggcggggggacacggggacacctgGACCCACGGCGGGGGGGCACGAGGGACAACCCTGCCCCatggcggggggacacgggggggacatggggacaccgtgccccacggcggggggacacgggggacaaccctgccccatggcagggggacagggggggacatggggacaccgtgccccacggcgggggggcacgggggacaACCCTGCCCCATGgcggggggacagggggggacatggggacaccgtgccccacggcggggggacacgggggacaacCCTGCCCCatggcggggggacacggggggacatggggacaccgtgccccacggcgggggggcacgggggacaACCCTGCCCCatggcggggggacacggggggacatggggacaccgtgccccacggcggggggccACGGGCACAGGGAGggctcggggggccgcggggTCACCCCGCCCCacggagggggcgcggggccgcaCCTGGCCGGACGATCCGGCGGGCGAGGGTcggcgccgccgccatcttcccgcGGGCGGGTCAAGGCTGCAGCtcggggcggtgggcggggcgtcatcaccccgccccgcccccgcccccagaccacgccccctcccgccctgccccgcccccgccgcccctgccccgccccgcggcgcgcacGTGCCGCCTGCACCGGCcggtcctgcccctgccctgcaccccctgccctgtcctgcaccccctgccctgccccccctgcccctgccccgcaaccctgccctgcccgcaccccctgccctgcccccctgccccgcaccccctgccccgcaccccctgccctgcctgcaccccctgcccgcacctcctgccccgcaccccctgccctgcctgcaccccctgccctgcccacaccccctgccccgcaccccctgcccgcacctcctgtcctgcaccccctgcccgcaCCTCCTGCCCCGCaaccctgccctgcctgcaccccctgcctgcacctcctgtcctgcaccccctgccctgcctgcaccccctgcccgcacctcctgccccgcaccccctgccctgcctgcaccccctgcctGCACCTCctatcctgcaccccctgcccgcacctcctgccctgcaccccctgccctgcctgcaccccctgcccgcacctcctgccccgcaccccctgccctgcctgcacctcctgtcctgcaccccctgccctgcctgcaccccctgccccgcaccccctgcccctgcccgcaccCCCTGCCCCTatctcctgcccctgccccgcaccccctgccctgcctgaaCCCCCTGCCCGCACCTCCTGCCCCGCACCCCCTTTCCTGCCCGCACCTCctgtcctgcaccccctgccctgcctgcaccccctgcccgcacctcctgtcctgcaccccctgcccgcacctcctgtcctgcaccccctgccctgcctgcaccccctgcccgcaccccctgcccgcacctcctgtcctgcaccccctgcccgcaccccctgccctgcccacaccCCCTTTCCTGCCCGCACCTCctgtcctgcaccccctgccctgcctgcaccccctgcccgcacctcctgtcctgcaccccctgcccgcaccccctgccctgcccacaccCCCTTTCCTGCCCGCACCTCctatcctgcaccccctgccctgcctgcaccccctgcccacacctcctatcctgcaccccctgcccgcacctcctatcctgcacctcctgccctgcccgcacctcctgtcctgcctgcaccccctgctccgcaccccctgccctgcccacaccCCCTGTCCTGCCCGCACCTCctgtcctgcaccccctgccctgcctgcaccccttGCCTGCACCTCctatcctgcaccccctgccctgcctgcaccccctgcccacacctcctatcctgcaccccctgcccgcacctcctatcctgcaccccctgccctgcccgcacctcctgtcctgcctgcaccccctgctccgcaccccctgccctgcccgcacccCCTGTCCTGCCCACACCTCctgtcctgcaccccctgccctgcctgcaccccttGCCTGCACCTCctatcctgcaccccctgccctgcctgcaccccctgcccacacctcctatcctgcaccccctgcccgcacctcctatcctgcaccccctgccctgcccgcacctcctgtcctgcctgcaccccctgctccgcaccccctgccctgcctgcaccccctgtCCTGCCCGCACCTCctgtcctgcaccccctgccctgcctgcaccccctgcccgcacctcctgccccgcaccccctgccctgcctgcaccccctgcccacacctcctatcctgcaccccctgcccgcacctcctatcctgcaccccctgccctgcccgcacctcctgtcctgcctgcaccccctgctccgcaccccctgccctgcctgcaccccctgtCCTGCCCGCACCTCctgtcctgcaccccctgccctgcccgcaccccctgccctgcctggctggcccACCCTTCTGCATGTGCTCTGCCCTGCCCACCCTGCCTGCGCAGCccatcctgccctgcccctgcctgccctgcccctccgctgcctcctgcccgcgctgcccagcccggcccccgcgggtTAGTCCCGGCTGGGAAACCTCGGCTGGCGGCCCCCGCGCCAGGCCCCCTCCTCACCCTCAGCGGCACCTCGAGGCCCGGCACACGCGCAGCCGGGAGCAGGAGGCaccgcggggagcggcggcgggagggacgCCCGCCTGCGCTCCCCGCGCCTGCACCGCTGCCTGCGCCTCCTTCAACTTGGCCGCTCGGCAACACGAGAGGCGTCTGCAAACCTCATCGCGCCg carries:
- the ECI1 gene encoding enoyl-CoA delta isomerase 1, mitochondrial, with the protein product MAAAPTLARRIVRPGVLPLCSRPQAWGRAARMSPGLPRAPGLLLAQRRTFSNDKVLVELDEGSGIATMKFKSPPVNSLSLDFLTEFCISLEKLENDRGCRGVIFTSAIPKIFSSGLDITEMCGKSTEHYGEFWRAVQETWLRLYGSSMVTVAAINGSSPAGGCLLALSCDYRIMAENPKFSIGLNEAQLGIVAPFWFKDTFVNVVGHRVAERSLQLGCLHSAPEAHRIGLVDELVPEEKLRDKAAAVVAQWLALPDHARQLTKSMMRKSVLDRLVAHREEDIQNFISFITKESIQKSLRMYMEMLKKKKS